One genomic window of Clostridium taeniosporum includes the following:
- a CDS encoding lipid II:glycine glycyltransferase FemX, with product MIKILNSSSQMWNYYIEKLPIVLRDIYFKSEYYKLYENGNDKIAKIFVFEDKKNLAVYPFLMNKIKGYDLKEEYYDIETAYGYGGPILNTTNEKFIENFEKAFRKFCSENNIIAEFIRFHPLLNNYSIFIDGINVYHNRTTTYIDLRNSIDDIWKKDITSKNRNVIRKAKKLGLTTEICFDLNEFKKIYIKTMNRLNADKRYYFGDNYFNDLMNLNHICISIKFNNITIASAIFLQGNDFFNYHLSGSLKEYLKYCPNNLLLWEAIKYAKDIGFSKFHFGGGLSDSLDDTLYKFKKSFCRYTSDFYVGTRIHNKEIYNYLINKWENKNKKKSKLFLQYKEI from the coding sequence ATGATTAAAATTTTAAATAGTTCATCTCAAATGTGGAATTATTATATTGAAAAGTTGCCTATAGTTTTAAGGGATATATATTTTAAAAGTGAATATTACAAACTTTATGAAAACGGTAATGATAAAATAGCTAAAATTTTTGTTTTTGAAGATAAAAAGAATTTAGCAGTATATCCATTTTTGATGAACAAAATTAAAGGCTATGATTTAAAAGAAGAATATTATGATATAGAAACTGCTTATGGATATGGTGGCCCAATATTAAATACTACAAATGAAAAATTTATTGAAAACTTTGAAAAAGCGTTTAGAAAGTTTTGTAGTGAAAATAATATTATAGCAGAATTTATCAGATTTCATCCTCTTTTAAATAATTATAGTATATTTATTGATGGTATTAATGTATATCACAATAGGACAACAACTTATATTGATTTAAGAAATTCTATTGATGATATATGGAAAAAAGACATTACTTCAAAAAATAGGAATGTTATAAGAAAGGCTAAAAAATTAGGTCTTACTACAGAAATATGTTTTGATTTAAATGAGTTTAAGAAAATATATATAAAAACTATGAATAGATTAAATGCAGATAAACGCTATTATTTTGGTGATAATTATTTTAATGATTTAATGAACTTAAATCATATATGTATTAGTATTAAATTTAATAATATTACAATAGCTAGTGCTATATTTTTACAAGGAAATGATTTTTTTAATTATCATCTATCAGGTAGTTTAAAAGAGTATTTGAAATATTGTCCAAATAATTTATTGTTATGGGAAGCTATAAAGTATGCCAAAGATATTGGCTTTTCTAAGTTCCATTTTGGAGGGGGTTTAAGTGATAGTTTAGATGATACTTTATATAAATTTAAGAAGAGTTTTTGTAGATATACAAGTGATTTTTATGTTGGAACAAGAATTCATAATAAAGAAATTTATAATTATTTAATAAATAAATGGGAAAATAAAAATAAAAAAAAGTCAAAACTCTTTCTACAATATAAAGAGATTTAG
- a CDS encoding carboxypeptidase regulatory-like domain-containing protein, which produces MKMCAVAKEVLCGNEIMFCKVVEIDSVLQKEEYILITGKVLSPDKIPLSNAAIKVFSIDDRYTPAKKKYIGVTFSDEKGRYGISIPRNLNVSYEFKAYGCIYQE; this is translated from the coding sequence ATGAAAATGTGTGCTGTTGCAAAAGAAGTATTATGTGGAAATGAAATTATGTTCTGCAAAGTAGTAGAAATAGACTCTGTTTTGCAAAAAGAAGAATATATATTAATTACTGGTAAGGTATTAAGTCCTGATAAAATTCCACTATCTAATGCAGCAATAAAGGTTTTTTCAATAGATGATAGATATACTCCAGCTAAAAAAAAATATATAGGAGTAACTTTTAGTGATGAAAAGGGGAGATATGGTATATCAATTCCAAGAAATTTAAATGTTTCCTATGAATTTAAGGCGTATGGTTGTATATATCAAGAGTAA
- a CDS encoding DegT/DnrJ/EryC1/StrS family aminotransferase — translation MNNKLKYPIGGEFWFQDEFQDKDIYNNIENEGLLLSGGESAIRFILNEISFENDEIILLPSYLCPTIVELIKKLNIKYKFYNINKKLDIDIVSIENLINKYNVKVVFFIDYFGFFHKESTRKFLKNLKLKNILLIEDAVQKFWIKWEKKFIGDYVFNSYRKFLPIDGSLILCRENESLNILKKLNSLSRYKEANDKYFKFMEKARDIKTKFISQNIGYENDYLNLFNRANIEYYKRKNILKINLKHKRYLNHFPINKFIKRREENYSYVFKQLKNMKKITFLNQTENLDDNTPLVFPILIDNRDCIKKELMKNQIYLPIHWNLENEKWINNFKNSLNISKNILSLPIDWRYEIKDMEFLIFKLKEILIR, via the coding sequence ATGAATAATAAATTAAAGTATCCAATTGGAGGGGAATTTTGGTTTCAAGATGAATTTCAAGATAAAGACATTTATAACAATATTGAAAATGAAGGATTGCTTTTGAGTGGAGGGGAAAGTGCAATAAGGTTTATTTTGAATGAAATTTCTTTTGAAAATGATGAAATAATTTTATTACCCAGTTATTTATGTCCAACAATTGTAGAATTAATTAAGAAATTAAATATTAAATATAAATTTTATAATATAAATAAAAAATTAGATATTGATATAGTATCTATAGAAAATCTAATAAATAAATATAATGTAAAAGTAGTATTTTTTATTGATTATTTTGGATTTTTTCATAAAGAAAGTACGAGAAAATTTCTAAAAAATTTAAAATTAAAAAACATCTTATTAATTGAAGATGCTGTACAAAAATTTTGGATTAAATGGGAGAAAAAATTTATTGGAGATTATGTTTTTAATAGTTATAGAAAATTTTTACCAATAGACGGTTCATTAATATTATGCAGAGAAAATGAAAGTTTAAATATTCTAAAAAAATTAAATAGTTTATCAAGGTATAAAGAAGCTAATGATAAATATTTTAAATTTATGGAAAAAGCAAGAGATATAAAAACAAAATTTATATCACAAAATATTGGGTATGAAAATGATTATTTAAATTTATTTAATAGAGCAAATATAGAATATTATAAAAGAAAAAATATTTTAAAAATTAATTTAAAGCATAAAAGGTATTTAAATCATTTTCCAATAAATAAATTCATTAAAAGAAGAGAAGAAAATTATAGTTACGTTTTTAAACAACTAAAAAATATGAAGAAAATTACCTTTTTAAATCAAACAGAAAATTTAGATGATAACACACCTTTAGTTTTCCCAATTTTAATAGATAATCGAGATTGTATAAAAAAAGAATTAATGAAAAATCAAATATATCTTCCTATTCATTGGAATTTAGAAAATGAGAAATGGATAAATAATTTTAAAAATTCTTTAAATATTTCTAAAAATATTTTAAGTTTACCAATTGATTGGAGATATGAAATTAAAGATATGGAATTTTTAATATTTAAGTTAAAAGAAATTTTAATCAGATAA
- a CDS encoding LegC family aminotransferase, producing MMDFIPLSVPNLKGNEKKYVLDAIDEEWVSTGGKYINEFEKQIAKYLNIDNAVACQSGTAGLHLSLILSGVGCEDEVIVPTLTFIAAVNPVRYIGANPVFMDCDDNLTMDPEKLEKFCKNECTLIKGKLINNKSRNHIKAIVVVHVFGNIADMERIMKIANKYNLKVIEDSTEALGSKFISGIYKDKYAGTIGDFGVFSFNGNKIITTGGGGMVVAKDKKLLEKAKYLSTQAKDDTLHYIHNEIGYNYRMTNLQAALGIGQLEQLDKFINIKRENYKFYKVNIEKIEGLSLLDFRKDINANYWFYSLLVGDKYPLNRDELIQYLLENRIQTRPIWELIQNQKPYRNCEVYDIKKAKYYINRVVNIPCSTNLKREDIEFVIKILNLKNLGEIKS from the coding sequence ATGATGGATTTTATACCTTTATCTGTACCTAATTTAAAAGGAAATGAAAAAAAATATGTTTTAGATGCAATAGATGAGGAATGGGTTTCCACTGGAGGAAAATATATAAATGAATTTGAAAAACAAATAGCTAAATATTTAAATATTGATAATGCCGTGGCATGTCAAAGTGGTACAGCAGGATTACATTTATCTCTCATATTAAGTGGAGTAGGTTGTGAAGATGAGGTGATTGTACCAACTTTAACTTTTATTGCAGCAGTAAACCCAGTTAGATATATAGGAGCTAATCCAGTATTCATGGACTGTGATGATAATTTAACTATGGATCCAGAAAAGCTTGAAAAATTTTGCAAAAATGAATGTACTTTAATAAAAGGAAAATTAATAAATAATAAATCTAGGAATCATATTAAAGCCATTGTAGTAGTTCATGTTTTTGGAAATATAGCTGATATGGAAAGAATAATGAAAATTGCTAATAAATATAATTTGAAGGTTATTGAAGATTCTACTGAGGCATTAGGATCTAAGTTTATAAGTGGAATTTATAAAGATAAATATGCAGGAACTATAGGTGATTTTGGAGTATTTTCTTTTAATGGAAATAAAATTATAACAACTGGTGGTGGCGGAATGGTTGTAGCAAAAGATAAGAAGTTATTAGAAAAAGCTAAATATTTATCAACTCAAGCAAAAGATGATACTTTGCATTATATCCATAATGAAATAGGTTATAACTATAGAATGACTAATTTGCAAGCAGCATTAGGTATAGGTCAACTGGAACAATTAGATAAATTTATAAATATAAAAAGAGAAAATTATAAATTTTATAAAGTCAATATAGAAAAGATTGAAGGTTTATCTTTACTAGACTTTAGAAAAGATATAAATGCAAATTATTGGTTTTATTCCTTATTAGTAGGAGATAAATATCCTTTAAATAGAGATGAATTAATACAATATTTATTAGAAAATAGAATTCAAACTAGGCCTATTTGGGAGCTTATACAAAATCAAAAGCCTTATAGAAATTGTGAAGTTTATGATATTAAAAAGGCAAAATATTATATAAATAGAGTAGTGAATATACCTTGTAGTACTAATTTAAAAAGAGAGGATATAGAATTTGTAATAAAAATATTAAATTTAAAGAATTTAGGTGAAATAAAATCATGA
- a CDS encoding NAD-dependent 4,6-dehydratase LegB, whose product MSKKVLVTGADGFIGSHLCEILLDAGYDVRAFVYYNSFNSWGWIDSLDKEKKKEIDIFAGDIRDPNGVREAMKGMEEVFHLAALIAIPFSYNSPDSYVDTNIKGTLNVLQGARELKAKRVLITSTSEVYGTAKYVPIDENHPLQGQSPYSATKIGADRIAESFYRSFNLPLTIVRPFNTFGPRQSARAVIPTIITQLLCGEKEIKLGSLTPTRDFNYVKDTANGFLEISKCENTIGEEINIATSREISIKELAYELIKQINKNAKIVCDKQRLRPEKSEVNRLLGSNEKIKKLTKWEPKFTFEEGIKETIEWFRKKENLSRYKTDIYNL is encoded by the coding sequence TTTACTATAATTCTTTTAATTCATGGGGATGGATTGATTCTTTGGACAAAGAGAAGAAAAAAGAAATTGATATATTTGCAGGAGATATAAGAGATCCAAATGGTGTTAGAGAAGCAATGAAGGGAATGGAAGAAGTTTTTCATCTAGCAGCATTAATAGCTATTCCTTTTAGTTATAATTCTCCAGATTCTTATGTTGATACAAATATAAAAGGAACTTTAAATGTACTTCAAGGAGCTAGGGAATTAAAAGCTAAAAGAGTATTAATTACATCAACTTCAGAAGTTTATGGTACAGCTAAATATGTACCTATAGATGAGAATCATCCACTTCAAGGTCAATCACCTTATTCAGCTACAAAAATAGGTGCTGATAGGATTGCAGAATCTTTTTATAGGAGTTTTAATTTACCTTTAACTATAGTAAGACCATTTAACACATTTGGTCCAAGGCAATCAGCACGAGCTGTAATTCCTACTATAATAACTCAATTATTATGTGGAGAAAAAGAAATTAAATTAGGTTCATTAACACCAACTAGAGATTTTAACTATGTAAAAGATACAGCAAATGGTTTTCTTGAAATTTCTAAATGTGAGAATACAATAGGAGAGGAAATAAATATTGCAACTTCTAGAGAAATTTCAATAAAAGAACTTGCATATGAATTAATAAAACAAATAAATAAAAATGCCAAAATCGTATGTGATAAGCAAAGGTTAAGACCAGAAAAAAGTGAAGTTAATAGATTATTAGGTTCTAATGAAAAAATCAAAAAATTAACTAAGTGGGAACCTAAATTTACTTTTGAAGAAGGAATAAAGGAGACTATAGAATGGTTTAGAAAAAAAGAAAATTTATCTAGGTATAAAACTGATATATATAATCTGTAA
- a CDS encoding cytidylyltransferase domain-containing protein, which produces MKGEILAIIPARGGSKGVKMKNIKLLNGMPLIAYTILASKKSRFINRTVVSTDNIEIANVSRKFGAEVPYLRPKILARDNSLTIDSVFHMLNFLEKKENYCPEYVLLLQCTSPLRNEFHIDESIKKLMKSDFDGLASICESEVNPYWTNILKSEKLEYFIKEGKNITRRQDLPHIYRYNGAIFLAKTESLKKEKSFEVKNLTGYIMEKEYSIDIDTEIDFRIAEAIMKNKENYNE; this is translated from the coding sequence ATGAAAGGTGAAATATTAGCTATTATACCAGCAAGAGGTGGTTCAAAAGGTGTTAAGATGAAAAATATAAAGTTATTAAATGGTATGCCATTAATAGCTTATACCATTTTAGCAAGTAAGAAAAGTAGATTTATTAATAGAACTGTAGTAAGTACTGATAATATAGAAATAGCAAATGTTTCTAGAAAATTTGGGGCAGAAGTACCTTATTTACGACCTAAAATTTTGGCCAGGGATAATTCATTAACTATAGATAGTGTTTTTCATATGTTGAATTTTTTAGAAAAAAAAGAAAATTATTGTCCAGAATATGTTTTATTACTTCAGTGTACATCTCCACTGAGAAATGAATTTCATATTGATGAATCTATAAAAAAGCTTATGAAAAGCGATTTTGATGGTCTTGCATCAATTTGTGAATCAGAAGTTAATCCTTATTGGACAAACATTTTAAAGAGTGAAAAACTTGAGTACTTTATTAAAGAAGGTAAAAATATTACAAGAAGACAAGATTTACCACATATTTATAGATATAATGGTGCTATTTTTTTAGCAAAAACAGAATCTTTAAAAAAGGAAAAATCTTTCGAAGTGAAAAATTTAACAGGTTATATTATGGAAAAAGAATATTCTATAGATATAGATACTGAAATTGATTTTAGAATAGCGGAAGCAATTATGAAAAATAAGGAAAATTATAATGAATAA